A stretch of the Papaver somniferum cultivar HN1 chromosome 6, ASM357369v1, whole genome shotgun sequence genome encodes the following:
- the LOC113289874 gene encoding coiled-coil domain-containing protein SCD2-like isoform X2 — MNRPYVRQKSISSNASEGTPSSPMMSPMNRHVRTGSTGIGNFRKTPNNATKAAAQRLAQVMAHQHADDDDDDDDLSIDYNPSSTTSTLGLSGRSMRSRTPALGRTGSEQPQAVRSASAMRPALAVRTVPVVRPSVPISLRPPTSSLTGDTPRRMSADSGNMSVRESGNRSSSDLQDELGRNSVEQPPSARSISSVRSSFAVRTVSTGPASGPISLKPPVTPGETPRDGRKRSFVDLASLSGRETTTRSSSALQDELDMLQEENEGILEKLRLAEERFKEAEARAKQLEKQVANLGEGVSLEARLLSRKEAALQQREAALKAAEAQTHGVRNEELVSLREEAETTMEQLHEAECEIKSLRTMTKRLRLTTEEMEEVVLKRCWLARYWKLCVQHGVHAEIAESKHEYWSSLAPLPLEVVLSAGQKAKEESTRDKTDAGERGKDPLDFNDLSGDGNIESMLSVEKGLRELASLKVEDAVKLAMAQHRRPNLMKYGANVPDDLKVPTESHNLLDAFELSQDETEDVQFKQAWLVYFWRRVKNHGLEEDIVDDRLQSWTSLSTRTPTSHDAVDVEKGLMELRKLGIESRLWEASRRLIDPDSVYSKTNTEYDF; from the exons ATGAATCGCCCATATGTAAGGCAAAAAAGTATTTCGAGTAATGCATCTGAAGGTACACCTTCATCTCCAATGATGTCTCCAATGAATCGACATGTTCGGACAGGTTCCACAGGCATTGGAAATTTTCGCAAAACACCAAACAATGCAACTAAAGCTGCAGCTCAAAGACTTGCACAAGTAATGGCACATCAACATGCTGATGATGACGACGATGACGACGACTTGTCAATTGACTATAACCCTTCCAGTACTACTTCAACCCTTGGACTTTCAGGAAGGTCCATGCGTTCTCGAACCCCTGCG TTAGGTCGGACTGGTAGTGAACAACCTCAAGCTGTTCGTTCTGCATCAGCTATGCGTCCAGCTCTAGCAGTAAGGACTGTGCCAGTCGTACGTCCCAGTGTACCAATATCCCTAAGGCCTCCAACTTCTTCACTTACAGGGGATACTCCTCGAAG GATGTCTGCAGATTCGGGGAACATGAGTGTCCGAGAAAGTGGGAACCGTTCCTCTTCTGATCTTCAAGATGAG TTAGGTCGTAACTCTGTTGAACAACCTCCATCTGCTCGTTCCATATCATCAGTGCGATCATCATTTGCTGTTAGGACAGTTTCAACAGGACCAGCAAGTGGACCGATATCACTAAAGCCACCAGTAACTCCTGGAGAGACTCCTCGTGATGGTCGGAAAAG GTCGTTTGTTGATTTGGCAAGTTTGAGTGGACGGGAAACAACAACACGTTCTTCTTCTGCTCTGCAAGATGAG CTTGATATGctacaagaagaaaatgaaggcaTACTCGAAAAG CTTAGACTTGCTGAGGAGAGATTCAAAGAAGCAGAGGCCAGAGCTAAGCAACTTGAAAAACAG GTTGCTAATCTTGGAGAAGGTGTATCCCTTGAAGCCCGTCTTCTAAGCAG GAAGGAGGCAGCTCTGCAACAAAGAGAA GCTGCTTTAAAAGCTGCTGAAGCCCAAACACATGGTGTTAGAAATGAAGAGTTAGTTTCCCTTCGGGAGGAAGCAGAG ACTACTATGGAGCAACTCCACGAAGCTGAATGTGAAATTAAATCTCTGCGAACGATGACAAAGCGATTGAGATTGACCACGGAAGAAATG GAAGAGGTAGTTCTTAAGAGGTGTTGGCTCGCTCGATATTGGAAATTATGTGTCCAACATG GAGTGCATGCGGAAATAGCTGAATCAAAACATGAGTATTGGTCATCCTTAGCTccccttcctcttgaggttgtATTATCTGCTGGACAGAAAGCAAAAGAAGAAAGTACAAGAG ATAAAACTGACGCTGGGGAAAGGGGTAAAGACCCACTTGACTTCAATGATCTTTCTGGAGACGGGAATATCGAGAGCATGCTGTCAGTTGAAAAGGGCCTTCGAGAACTAGCTTCACTGAAG GTAGAGGATGCGGTAAAACTTGCGATGGCTCAACATCGACGACCAAATTTGATGAAGTATGGCGCGAATGTCCCTG ATGATCTAAAAGTACCAACTGAGAGTCATAATCTGCTAGACGCATTCG AGTTGAGTCAGGACGAGACTGAAGATGTACAATTTAAGCAG GCTTGGCTTGTGTATTTTTGGAGAAGGGTGAAAAATCATGGATTAGAAGAGGACATTGTAGATGACCGTTTGCAATCTTGGACCAGCCTAAGCACTCGGACACCTACCTCACATGATGCAGTTGATG TTGAAAAGGGTTTGATGGAGCTCAGAAAGTTAGGAATTGAAAGCAGGTTGTGGGAAGCATCGCGCAGATTGATCGACCCAGATTCGGTTTATAGCAAAACAAATACAGAATATGACTTCTAA
- the LOC113289877 gene encoding uncharacterized protein LOC113289877 — translation MTTENLIADLTKGYKLDGKNYDMWNRKIQYLFDSKDQTELLTNEMVQPQEGNSVQARRDLEAYEAWVKKDRHARYAMLSSMNDDLIGEYENYPTSKQMWDQLKFDFGGTSTTKLRSLVMKFEVYRKDLKHSMTEHLRTMSSMIHDLKSARNVLTDEQQVLVVIRSLPDSWVHMKQILTHNEGIKNFSDISRHVELEAERQEATRVASLYAQGERKPQGKHKNDS, via the coding sequence ATGACTACCGAGAATTTGATTGCTGATCTCACCAAGGGATATAAACTAGATGGGAAGAACtatgacatgtggaataggaaaaTTCAATACCTGTTCGACTCCAAAGATCAAACGGAACTGTTAACAAATGAAATGGTACAACCTCAAGAAGGTAATTCTGTACAAGCCCGTCGTGACCTTGAAGCCTACGAAGCTTGGGTTAAGAAAGATCGTCATGCACGCTATGCTATGTTGAGTAGCATGAAtgatgatcttattggagaatatGAGAATTATCCAACATCCAAGCAAATGTGGGATCAGCTAAAATTTGATTTTGGTGGTACGTCCACTACTAAACTTCGCAGCTTAGTGATGAAATTCGAGGTCTACAGAAAAGATCTCAAGCATTCTATGACCGAACATCTTAGGACGATGTCGTCTATGATCCATGATTTAAAATCTGCTAGGAATGTTCTTACTGATGAACAACAAGTTTTAGTTGTGATAAGGTCATTGCCTGATTCTTGGGTGCATATGAAGCAAATTTTGACTCATAATGAAGGCATCAAGAATTTTTCTGATATTTCTCGACACGTTGAGCTTGAGGCTGAGCGCCAAGAGGCGACACGTGTGGCTTCCTTGTATGCTCAAGGTGAGCGCAAACCACAGGGTAAGCACAAGAACGATAGCTGA
- the LOC113289874 gene encoding coiled-coil domain-containing protein SCD2-like isoform X1, whose protein sequence is MNRPYVRQKSISSNASEGTPSSPMMSPMNRHVRTGSTGIGNFRKTPNNATKAAAQRLAQVMAHQHADDDDDDDDLSIDYNPSSTTSTLGLSGRSMRSRTPALGRTGSEQPQAVRSASAMRPALAVRTVPVVRPSVPISLRPPTSSLTGDTPRRMSADSGNMSVRESGNRSSSDLQDELDMLEEENDSVLEKLGRNSVEQPPSARSISSVRSSFAVRTVSTGPASGPISLKPPVTPGETPRDGRKRSFVDLASLSGRETTTRSSSALQDELDMLQEENEGILEKLRLAEERFKEAEARAKQLEKQVANLGEGVSLEARLLSRKEAALQQREAALKAAEAQTHGVRNEELVSLREEAETTMEQLHEAECEIKSLRTMTKRLRLTTEEMEEVVLKRCWLARYWKLCVQHGVHAEIAESKHEYWSSLAPLPLEVVLSAGQKAKEESTRDKTDAGERGKDPLDFNDLSGDGNIESMLSVEKGLRELASLKVEDAVKLAMAQHRRPNLMKYGANVPDDLKVPTESHNLLDAFELSQDETEDVQFKQAWLVYFWRRVKNHGLEEDIVDDRLQSWTSLSTRTPTSHDAVDVEKGLMELRKLGIESRLWEASRRLIDPDSVYSKTNTEYDF, encoded by the exons ATGAATCGCCCATATGTAAGGCAAAAAAGTATTTCGAGTAATGCATCTGAAGGTACACCTTCATCTCCAATGATGTCTCCAATGAATCGACATGTTCGGACAGGTTCCACAGGCATTGGAAATTTTCGCAAAACACCAAACAATGCAACTAAAGCTGCAGCTCAAAGACTTGCACAAGTAATGGCACATCAACATGCTGATGATGACGACGATGACGACGACTTGTCAATTGACTATAACCCTTCCAGTACTACTTCAACCCTTGGACTTTCAGGAAGGTCCATGCGTTCTCGAACCCCTGCG TTAGGTCGGACTGGTAGTGAACAACCTCAAGCTGTTCGTTCTGCATCAGCTATGCGTCCAGCTCTAGCAGTAAGGACTGTGCCAGTCGTACGTCCCAGTGTACCAATATCCCTAAGGCCTCCAACTTCTTCACTTACAGGGGATACTCCTCGAAG GATGTCTGCAGATTCGGGGAACATGAGTGTCCGAGAAAGTGGGAACCGTTCCTCTTCTGATCTTCAAGATGAG CTTGATAtgctagaggaagaaaatgattcTGTCCTTGAGAAG TTAGGTCGTAACTCTGTTGAACAACCTCCATCTGCTCGTTCCATATCATCAGTGCGATCATCATTTGCTGTTAGGACAGTTTCAACAGGACCAGCAAGTGGACCGATATCACTAAAGCCACCAGTAACTCCTGGAGAGACTCCTCGTGATGGTCGGAAAAG GTCGTTTGTTGATTTGGCAAGTTTGAGTGGACGGGAAACAACAACACGTTCTTCTTCTGCTCTGCAAGATGAG CTTGATATGctacaagaagaaaatgaaggcaTACTCGAAAAG CTTAGACTTGCTGAGGAGAGATTCAAAGAAGCAGAGGCCAGAGCTAAGCAACTTGAAAAACAG GTTGCTAATCTTGGAGAAGGTGTATCCCTTGAAGCCCGTCTTCTAAGCAG GAAGGAGGCAGCTCTGCAACAAAGAGAA GCTGCTTTAAAAGCTGCTGAAGCCCAAACACATGGTGTTAGAAATGAAGAGTTAGTTTCCCTTCGGGAGGAAGCAGAG ACTACTATGGAGCAACTCCACGAAGCTGAATGTGAAATTAAATCTCTGCGAACGATGACAAAGCGATTGAGATTGACCACGGAAGAAATG GAAGAGGTAGTTCTTAAGAGGTGTTGGCTCGCTCGATATTGGAAATTATGTGTCCAACATG GAGTGCATGCGGAAATAGCTGAATCAAAACATGAGTATTGGTCATCCTTAGCTccccttcctcttgaggttgtATTATCTGCTGGACAGAAAGCAAAAGAAGAAAGTACAAGAG ATAAAACTGACGCTGGGGAAAGGGGTAAAGACCCACTTGACTTCAATGATCTTTCTGGAGACGGGAATATCGAGAGCATGCTGTCAGTTGAAAAGGGCCTTCGAGAACTAGCTTCACTGAAG GTAGAGGATGCGGTAAAACTTGCGATGGCTCAACATCGACGACCAAATTTGATGAAGTATGGCGCGAATGTCCCTG ATGATCTAAAAGTACCAACTGAGAGTCATAATCTGCTAGACGCATTCG AGTTGAGTCAGGACGAGACTGAAGATGTACAATTTAAGCAG GCTTGGCTTGTGTATTTTTGGAGAAGGGTGAAAAATCATGGATTAGAAGAGGACATTGTAGATGACCGTTTGCAATCTTGGACCAGCCTAAGCACTCGGACACCTACCTCACATGATGCAGTTGATG TTGAAAAGGGTTTGATGGAGCTCAGAAAGTTAGGAATTGAAAGCAGGTTGTGGGAAGCATCGCGCAGATTGATCGACCCAGATTCGGTTTATAGCAAAACAAATACAGAATATGACTTCTAA
- the LOC113289874 gene encoding coiled-coil domain-containing protein SCD2-like isoform X3, with protein MNRPYVRQKSISSNASEGTPSSPMMSPMNRHVRTGSTGIGNFRKTPNNATKAAAQRLAQVMAHQHADDDDDDDDLSIDYNPSSTTSTLGLSGRSMRSRTPALGRTGSEQPQAVRSASAMRPALAVRTVPVVRPSVPISLRPPTSSLTGDTPRRMSADSGNMSVRESGNRSSSDLQDELDMLEEENDSVLEKLGRNSVEQPPSARSISSVRSSFAVRTVSTGPASGPISLKPPVTPGETPRDGRKRSFVDLASLSGRETTTRSSSALQDELDMLQEENEGILEKLRLAEERFKEAEARAKQLEKQVANLGEGVSLEARLLSRKEAALQQREAALKAAEAQTHGVRNEELVSLREEAETTMEQLHEAECEIKSLRTMTKRLRLTTEEMEEVVLKRCWLARYWKLCVQHDKTDAGERGKDPLDFNDLSGDGNIESMLSVEKGLRELASLKVEDAVKLAMAQHRRPNLMKYGANVPDDLKVPTESHNLLDAFELSQDETEDVQFKQAWLVYFWRRVKNHGLEEDIVDDRLQSWTSLSTRTPTSHDAVDVEKGLMELRKLGIESRLWEASRRLIDPDSVYSKTNTEYDF; from the exons ATGAATCGCCCATATGTAAGGCAAAAAAGTATTTCGAGTAATGCATCTGAAGGTACACCTTCATCTCCAATGATGTCTCCAATGAATCGACATGTTCGGACAGGTTCCACAGGCATTGGAAATTTTCGCAAAACACCAAACAATGCAACTAAAGCTGCAGCTCAAAGACTTGCACAAGTAATGGCACATCAACATGCTGATGATGACGACGATGACGACGACTTGTCAATTGACTATAACCCTTCCAGTACTACTTCAACCCTTGGACTTTCAGGAAGGTCCATGCGTTCTCGAACCCCTGCG TTAGGTCGGACTGGTAGTGAACAACCTCAAGCTGTTCGTTCTGCATCAGCTATGCGTCCAGCTCTAGCAGTAAGGACTGTGCCAGTCGTACGTCCCAGTGTACCAATATCCCTAAGGCCTCCAACTTCTTCACTTACAGGGGATACTCCTCGAAG GATGTCTGCAGATTCGGGGAACATGAGTGTCCGAGAAAGTGGGAACCGTTCCTCTTCTGATCTTCAAGATGAG CTTGATAtgctagaggaagaaaatgattcTGTCCTTGAGAAG TTAGGTCGTAACTCTGTTGAACAACCTCCATCTGCTCGTTCCATATCATCAGTGCGATCATCATTTGCTGTTAGGACAGTTTCAACAGGACCAGCAAGTGGACCGATATCACTAAAGCCACCAGTAACTCCTGGAGAGACTCCTCGTGATGGTCGGAAAAG GTCGTTTGTTGATTTGGCAAGTTTGAGTGGACGGGAAACAACAACACGTTCTTCTTCTGCTCTGCAAGATGAG CTTGATATGctacaagaagaaaatgaaggcaTACTCGAAAAG CTTAGACTTGCTGAGGAGAGATTCAAAGAAGCAGAGGCCAGAGCTAAGCAACTTGAAAAACAG GTTGCTAATCTTGGAGAAGGTGTATCCCTTGAAGCCCGTCTTCTAAGCAG GAAGGAGGCAGCTCTGCAACAAAGAGAA GCTGCTTTAAAAGCTGCTGAAGCCCAAACACATGGTGTTAGAAATGAAGAGTTAGTTTCCCTTCGGGAGGAAGCAGAG ACTACTATGGAGCAACTCCACGAAGCTGAATGTGAAATTAAATCTCTGCGAACGATGACAAAGCGATTGAGATTGACCACGGAAGAAATG GAAGAGGTAGTTCTTAAGAGGTGTTGGCTCGCTCGATATTGGAAATTATGTGTCCAACATG ATAAAACTGACGCTGGGGAAAGGGGTAAAGACCCACTTGACTTCAATGATCTTTCTGGAGACGGGAATATCGAGAGCATGCTGTCAGTTGAAAAGGGCCTTCGAGAACTAGCTTCACTGAAG GTAGAGGATGCGGTAAAACTTGCGATGGCTCAACATCGACGACCAAATTTGATGAAGTATGGCGCGAATGTCCCTG ATGATCTAAAAGTACCAACTGAGAGTCATAATCTGCTAGACGCATTCG AGTTGAGTCAGGACGAGACTGAAGATGTACAATTTAAGCAG GCTTGGCTTGTGTATTTTTGGAGAAGGGTGAAAAATCATGGATTAGAAGAGGACATTGTAGATGACCGTTTGCAATCTTGGACCAGCCTAAGCACTCGGACACCTACCTCACATGATGCAGTTGATG TTGAAAAGGGTTTGATGGAGCTCAGAAAGTTAGGAATTGAAAGCAGGTTGTGGGAAGCATCGCGCAGATTGATCGACCCAGATTCGGTTTATAGCAAAACAAATACAGAATATGACTTCTAA